A genomic stretch from Pieris brassicae chromosome 9, ilPieBrab1.1, whole genome shotgun sequence includes:
- the LOC123714381 gene encoding glycine-rich cell wall structural protein-like, with amino-acid sequence MARLSLIYVVIFVFLGSSLAAKRVARSPHFGLGQGFGGGFGGGFGGGFGGGFGGGFGGGFGGYPHPPPPPIYGPRLYPPPPPPGLGYGLSGYGHPGGFYPGGYNQGYPGLSGLSIAKSVSISSGGSAQANSEAFGK; translated from the exons ATGGCACGTCTCAGTTTGATTTATGTAGTAATTTTCGTCTTCTTGGGATCGTCGCTTGCAg CTAAACGCGTTGCCCGGTCTCCGCACTTTGGATTAGGCCAAGGTTTTGGCGGAGGATTTGGTGGCGGTTTTGGCGGAGGATTTGGCGGTGGATTTGGTGGTGGATTTGGTGGTGGATTTGGTGGCTACCCTCATCCACCGCCACCTCCAATATATGGTCCGCGATTATATCCCCCACCGCCTCCACCAGGTTTGGGTTACGGCTTAAGTGGATATGGTCACCCGGGTGGATTCTACCCGGGTGGGTACAATCAAGGATACCCGGGTCTTAGTGGGTTAAGTATAGCGAAGAGCGTCAGCATCAGCTCAGGTGGAAGTGCTCAGGCAAATTCAGAAGCTTTTGGAAAATGA